One genomic region from Osmerus mordax isolate fOsmMor3 chromosome 4, fOsmMor3.pri, whole genome shotgun sequence encodes:
- the pias1b gene encoding E3 SUMO-protein ligase PIAS1 isoform X1, protein MAESAELKQMVMSLRVSELQVLLGYAGRNKHGRKHELLTKALHLLKAGCSPAVQMKIKELYRRRFPTKMVSPVDLALPSVHSTSSLPAGLTQLGFDSHGAPSPLLPVSLLGPKHELGLPHLPSALHPVHPDVKLQRLPFYDMLDELIKPTSLASDSSQRFQETCYAFALTPQQVQQISSSMDISGTKCDFAVQVQLRFCLSETSCPQEDHFPPNLCVKVNGKPCTLPGYLPPTKNGVEPKRPSRPINITSLVRLSTTVPNTIVVSWTSEIGRSFSMAVYLVRQQSSTVLLQRLRAKGIRNPDHSRALIKEKLTADPDSEIATTSLRVSLLCPLGKMRLMIPCRALTCSHLQCFDATLYIQMNEKKPTWVCPVCDKKAPYEHLIIDGLFMEILNSCLDCDEIQFKEDGNWSPMRSKKEVQEVSASYNGVDDSCRTVMPELRNHSSDNSKKVEVIDLTLDSSSDDDLDDEPPPKRMCPSLSPASPPMNKGVLNLHSQASPLTRAPSMPPVETSYIPPPPPLIQDYRHYYHTPSDLPDLNFFSFLQGDNHQHYNMMMAAAAAASASATDDHDLLLNRFLPYSSSQIFLEQPGTPGSSNLAAANGGSNSGSSSSLVSSSSLRDRDRDRDRDRDSHSHSGASRSREDAAAAAAIYGSISDVISLD, encoded by the exons ATGGCGGAGAGTGCGGAACTGAAG CAAATGGTGATGAGCCTTCGTGTTTCGGAGCTCCAAGTATTACTGGGGTACGCTGGACGGAATAAGCACGGAAGGAAGCACGAACTCTTAACCAAAGCTCTCCATCTACTGAAGGCTGGCTGCAGCCCTGCAGTGCAAATGAAGATCAAGGAACTCTATCGGCGACGCTTCCCCACCAAAATGGTGTCGCCGGTAGACCTAGCACTGCCAAGTGTTCATTccacctccagcctgcctgcaggcctgaCTCAGCTGGGCTTTGACAGTCACGgtgccccctcaccccttctaCCTGTCTCCTTACTGGGTCCCAAGCATGAGCTGGGGCTGCCTCacctgccctctgccctgcatCCTGTGCACCCTGACGTCAAGCTCCAGAGACTGCCTTTCTACGACATGTTGGATGAGCTTATCAAGCCCACAAGTCTGG CCTCAGACAGTAGTCAGCGGTTCCAGGAAACGTGTTATGCTTTTGCTTTGACACCACAACAAGTTCAACAAATCAGCAGCTCGAT GGATATTTCGGGGACCAAGTGTGACTTTGCAGTCCAAGTTCAGCTAAG ATTTTGTCTCTCTGAGACGAGCTGTCCCCAAGAGGATCATTTCCCTCCAAatctgtgtgtgaaagtgaaCGGCAAGCCGTGTACTCTTCCA GGGTATCTTCCTCCAACCAAAAACGGAGTTGAACCAAAAAGGCCCAGTCGTCCTATCAACATCACATCCCTGGTCAGATTGTCCACCACAGTCCCCAACACAATTGTGGTGTCATGGACCTCGGAAATCGGCAGG AGCTTTTCCATGGCCGTGTATTTGGTGAGACAGCAGTCGTCCACGGTGTTGTTGCAGAGACTACGGGCCAAAGGCATCAGGAACCCAGACCACTCCAGAGCCCTCA TCAAAGAGAAGTTGACAGCTGACCCTGACAGCGAGATCGCCACCACCAGTCTAAgagtctctctgctttgcccg cttGGGAAAATGCGTCTGATGATCCCGTGCCGAGCGTTGACGTGTTCCCACCTCCAGTGCTTTGATGCCACGCTCTACATCCAGATGAACGAGAAGAAGCCCACCTGGGTGTGTCCTGTCTGCGACAAGAAGGCCCCTTACGAGCACCTCATCATCGACGG ATTGTTCAtggagatcctgaacagctgttTGGACTGTGATGAGATCCAGTTCAAGGAGGATGGAAACTGGTCCCCTATGAGATCAAAGAAGGAGGTCCAGGAGGTGTCGGCCTCATACAATGGTGTGGACG ATTCCTGTCGAACTGTGATGCCGGAACTAAGGAACCACTCGAGCGACAACAGCAAGAAGGTGGAAGTGATCGACCTGACACTGGATAGCTCCTCAGATGACGACTTGGATGACGAGCCTCCACCAAAAAGGATGTGTCCCTCGTtgtctcctgcctctccaccgATGAACAAGGG GGTGCTGAATCTACACAGCCAGGCGTCACCGTTAACCAGGGCTCCCAGCATGCCTCCTGTGGAGACAAGCTAcattccccctcctccgccccttaTCCAGGACTACCGCCACTACTACCACACACCCAGTGACCTGCCAG aTTTAaatttcttctccttcctccagggTGACAATCATCAG CATTACAACATGATGATGGCTGCGGCGGCCGCCGCCTCGGCCTCGGCCACAGACGACCACGACCTGCTGCTCAACCGCTTCCTGCCCTACAGCTCCTCCCAGATATTCCTGGAGCAGCCGGGCACGCCGGGCAGCAGCAACCTAGCAGCCGCCAACGGAGGCAGCAAcagcggcagcagcagcagcctggtgtcctccagcagcctgcgtgacagagacagggaccgagacagagacagggacagccACTCTCACTCGGGTGCTTCCAGGTCCAGGGAGGATGCCGCAGCGGCGGCGGCCATTTACGGTTCCATCTCGGACGTCATCTCGCTCGACTGA
- the pias1b gene encoding E3 SUMO-protein ligase PIAS1 isoform X2 yields MAESAELKQMVMSLRVSELQVLLGYAGRNKHGRKHELLTKALHLLKAGCSPAVQMKIKELYRRRFPTKMVSPVDLALPSVHSTSSLPAGLTQLGFDSHGAPSPLLPVSLLGPKHELGLPHLPSALHPVHPDVKLQRLPFYDMLDELIKPTSLASDSSQRFQETCYAFALTPQQVQQISSSMDISGTKCDFAVQVQLRFCLSETSCPQEDHFPPNLCVKVNGKPCTLPGYLPPTKNGVEPKRPSRPINITSLVRLSTTVPNTIVVSWTSEIGRSFSMAVYLVRQQSSTVLLQRLRAKGIRNPDHSRALIKEKLTADPDSEIATTSLRVSLLCPLGKMRLMIPCRALTCSHLQCFDATLYIQMNEKKPTWVCPVCDKKAPYEHLIIDGLFMEILNSCLDCDEIQFKEDGNWSPMRSKKEVQEVSASYNDSCRTVMPELRNHSSDNSKKVEVIDLTLDSSSDDDLDDEPPPKRMCPSLSPASPPMNKGVLNLHSQASPLTRAPSMPPVETSYIPPPPPLIQDYRHYYHTPSDLPDLNFFSFLQGDNHQHYNMMMAAAAAASASATDDHDLLLNRFLPYSSSQIFLEQPGTPGSSNLAAANGGSNSGSSSSLVSSSSLRDRDRDRDRDRDSHSHSGASRSREDAAAAAAIYGSISDVISLD; encoded by the exons ATGGCGGAGAGTGCGGAACTGAAG CAAATGGTGATGAGCCTTCGTGTTTCGGAGCTCCAAGTATTACTGGGGTACGCTGGACGGAATAAGCACGGAAGGAAGCACGAACTCTTAACCAAAGCTCTCCATCTACTGAAGGCTGGCTGCAGCCCTGCAGTGCAAATGAAGATCAAGGAACTCTATCGGCGACGCTTCCCCACCAAAATGGTGTCGCCGGTAGACCTAGCACTGCCAAGTGTTCATTccacctccagcctgcctgcaggcctgaCTCAGCTGGGCTTTGACAGTCACGgtgccccctcaccccttctaCCTGTCTCCTTACTGGGTCCCAAGCATGAGCTGGGGCTGCCTCacctgccctctgccctgcatCCTGTGCACCCTGACGTCAAGCTCCAGAGACTGCCTTTCTACGACATGTTGGATGAGCTTATCAAGCCCACAAGTCTGG CCTCAGACAGTAGTCAGCGGTTCCAGGAAACGTGTTATGCTTTTGCTTTGACACCACAACAAGTTCAACAAATCAGCAGCTCGAT GGATATTTCGGGGACCAAGTGTGACTTTGCAGTCCAAGTTCAGCTAAG ATTTTGTCTCTCTGAGACGAGCTGTCCCCAAGAGGATCATTTCCCTCCAAatctgtgtgtgaaagtgaaCGGCAAGCCGTGTACTCTTCCA GGGTATCTTCCTCCAACCAAAAACGGAGTTGAACCAAAAAGGCCCAGTCGTCCTATCAACATCACATCCCTGGTCAGATTGTCCACCACAGTCCCCAACACAATTGTGGTGTCATGGACCTCGGAAATCGGCAGG AGCTTTTCCATGGCCGTGTATTTGGTGAGACAGCAGTCGTCCACGGTGTTGTTGCAGAGACTACGGGCCAAAGGCATCAGGAACCCAGACCACTCCAGAGCCCTCA TCAAAGAGAAGTTGACAGCTGACCCTGACAGCGAGATCGCCACCACCAGTCTAAgagtctctctgctttgcccg cttGGGAAAATGCGTCTGATGATCCCGTGCCGAGCGTTGACGTGTTCCCACCTCCAGTGCTTTGATGCCACGCTCTACATCCAGATGAACGAGAAGAAGCCCACCTGGGTGTGTCCTGTCTGCGACAAGAAGGCCCCTTACGAGCACCTCATCATCGACGG ATTGTTCAtggagatcctgaacagctgttTGGACTGTGATGAGATCCAGTTCAAGGAGGATGGAAACTGGTCCCCTATGAGATCAAAGAAGGAGGTCCAGGAGGTGTCGGCCTCATACAATG ATTCCTGTCGAACTGTGATGCCGGAACTAAGGAACCACTCGAGCGACAACAGCAAGAAGGTGGAAGTGATCGACCTGACACTGGATAGCTCCTCAGATGACGACTTGGATGACGAGCCTCCACCAAAAAGGATGTGTCCCTCGTtgtctcctgcctctccaccgATGAACAAGGG GGTGCTGAATCTACACAGCCAGGCGTCACCGTTAACCAGGGCTCCCAGCATGCCTCCTGTGGAGACAAGCTAcattccccctcctccgccccttaTCCAGGACTACCGCCACTACTACCACACACCCAGTGACCTGCCAG aTTTAaatttcttctccttcctccagggTGACAATCATCAG CATTACAACATGATGATGGCTGCGGCGGCCGCCGCCTCGGCCTCGGCCACAGACGACCACGACCTGCTGCTCAACCGCTTCCTGCCCTACAGCTCCTCCCAGATATTCCTGGAGCAGCCGGGCACGCCGGGCAGCAGCAACCTAGCAGCCGCCAACGGAGGCAGCAAcagcggcagcagcagcagcctggtgtcctccagcagcctgcgtgacagagacagggaccgagacagagacagggacagccACTCTCACTCGGGTGCTTCCAGGTCCAGGGAGGATGCCGCAGCGGCGGCGGCCATTTACGGTTCCATCTCGGACGTCATCTCGCTCGACTGA
- the skor1b gene encoding SKI family transcriptional corepressor 1 homolog-B, producing the protein MESIPTQIPAGRDSPSSKQELPYSSTSNLKPNQVSETILYGIPIVSLVIDGQERLCLAQISNTLLKNYSYNEIHNRRVALGITCVQCTPVQLEILRRAGAMPISSRRCGMITKREAERLCKSFLGAHNPPKLPENFAFDVSHECAWGSRGNFIPARYNSSRAKCIKCSYCSMYFSPNKFIFHSHRTPESKYTQPDAANFNSWRRHLKLTDKNSPDDVAHAWEDVKAMFNGGSRKRTLPMSGPERSSPLKSHGPSNLSRGDSPEIAPKILRCEDNRGMSMTSSRSYPVIPVPSKGFGMLQKIPPPLFPHPYGFPAFGLCQKKDDMGEQNKPNLSGVFWPGTKDSTYSFPMFWPTGGLPIPPYPQSHPKPPPELLCPRKNDLDMSDNSDTNTPKDSMIDSERCSSTQSIRNEEVTGDEARPMEGLAIIPRKMSYVSAFRPVIKDTESIAKLYGNRGNYKGAHHGYLSPDFLSESSSYRSVSPGVDSEGEPDVDVETNKSQEDEECLSVATEGSRSSPSLNMAPGVSSNDPESRSVPEATLVDPQRMNLHLAQSSERETQDKARPERAAASFVDMYTSERSDLQHKSSPYFRSSNYLPGLLKSNDDSANKEEPSSTVDETETKSLNEQSNASEESQRETDDGEEATVNISGDPAEKDMETLAKEELQKQLLEQVEIRKKLEREFQSLKDNFQDQMKRELSYREEMVQQLHIVREAHDALHHFSCKMLTPRHCNGTCSFKSPLLPP; encoded by the exons ATGGAGTCGATTCCTACTCAAATACCTGCGGGACGAGACTCACCAAGCTCAAAACAAGAACTGCCATACTCTAGCACGAGCAACCTTAAGCCAAACCAAGTTAGTGAGACCATTTTGTATGGAATACCCATCGTATCATTGGTGATAGATGGCCAGGAGAGACTTTGCCTCGCACAAATTTCTAATACCTTGTTGAAGAACTACAGTTACAACGAGATACACAACCGGCGAGTTGCACTTGGAATCACCTGTGTGCAGTGCACCCCTGTCCAGCTCGAGATCCTGAGGCGGGCAGGGGCCATGCCCATTTCCTCTAGGCGCTGTGGGATGATTACGAAGCGTGAGGCCGAGAGACTTTGCAAATCATTCCTAGGCGCGCACAATCCCCCAAAACTTCCAGAGAATTTTGCGTTTGACGTGTCCCATGAATGCGCTTGGGGAAGTCGAGGTAATTTTATACCGGCAAGATACAATAGCTCAAGGGCTAAATGTATCAAGTGCTCCTATTGTAGTATGTATTTTTCTCCAAATAAGTTTATCTTTCATTCTCATCGCACACCAGAGTCAAAATACACTCAGCCGGACGCTGCAAACTTTAACTCCTGGAGGCGGCACCTCAAACTAACAGATAAAAACTCACCTGATGATGTTGCTCATGCATGGGAGGATGTGAAGGCCATGTTCAATGGGGGTAGTCGCAAGAGGACGTTGCCAATGAGCGGACCAGAGCGTTCTTCTCCATTAAAATCGCATGGACCTTCCAATCTATCCCGCGGAGACTCGCCTGAGATTGCACCAAAAATCCTACGCTGCGAGGACAACCGAGGTATGAGTATGACAAGCTCTCGCAGTTACCCAGTAATTCCAGTTCCCAGCAAAGGTTTTGGAATGCTGCAAAAGATCCCACCTCCGCTCTTTCCACATCCATATGGATTTCCAGCTTTTGGGTTGTGTCAGAAGAAAGACGACATGGGAGAGCAAAATAAACCCAACCTTTCAGGCGTGTTTTGGCCAGGTACCAAGGACAGTACCTATTCCTTTCCCATGTTTTGGCCAACAGGCGGCCTTCCTATACCACCATACCCACAGTCCCATCCCAAACCTCCACCGGAGCTCCTGTGCCCTAGGAAAAATGATTTGGACATGTCTGACAACAGTGACACCAACACTCCTAAGGACAGTATGATTGACAGTGAGCGATGCTCCAGCACACAGTCCATTCGAAACGAAGAAGTAACTGGGGACGAAGCGAGGCCAATGGAGGGGTTGGCCATTATTCCCCGGAAAATGAGCTATGTCTCTGCTTTCAGACCGGTTAtcaaagacacagagagcatAGCCAAACTTTACGGCAACAGGGGAAATTACAAAGGTGCTCATCATGGCTACCTGTCACCTGATTTTTTAAGTGAAAGCTCAAGTTACCGGTCCGTATCTCCCGGCGTGGACAGTGAAGGTGAGCCAGACGTGGATGTAGAAACAAACAAATCACAAGAGGACGAGGAATGCCTTTCAGTTGCCACTGAAGGCAGTCGGAGTTCTCCTAGTCTGAACATGGCACCGGGTGTTTCATCGAATGACCCAGAATCCAGATCCGTGCCAGAGGCCACTCTTGTTGACCCACAAAGAATGAACTTACATTTAGCACAGtcgtcagaaagagagacacaagaCAAGGCACGGCCGGAGAGGGCAGCTGCATCCTTTGTTGAC ATGTACACATCGGAGAGGAGTGATCTGCAGCACAAAAGCAGTCCCTATTTTAGGTCTTCTAATTACCTGCCAGGACTGCTCAAATCGAATG aTGATAGTGCTAATAAAGAAGAACCATCCTCGACGGTAGATGAGACTGAAACGAAATCTTTAAACGAACAAAGCAATGCATCCGAAGAAAGCCAAAGGGAAACGGATGACG GCGAGGAAGCGACAGTCAACATTTCCGGAGATCCAGCAGAGAAGGACATGGAAACCCTGGCAAAAG AAGAATTGCAGAAACAACTGCTGGAGCAAGTTGAGATAAGGAAGAAGTTGGAACGAGAATTCCAAAGCTTGAAAG ACAATtttcaagatcaaatgaaaagAGAGCTATCGTACAGAGAGGAGATGGTTCAACAGCTTCATATTGTCAGAG AAGCTCACGACGCACTACATCATTTTTCATGCAAGATGTTGACCCCCCGTCACTGCAATGGAACCTGCTCCTTCAAATCTCCTctcttacccccttaa
- the morf4l1 gene encoding mortality factor 4-like protein 1 has translation MAPKQDPKPKFQEGERVLCFHGPLLYEAKCVRTNIKEKQIKYFIHYSGWNKNWDEWVPESRVLKYVDSNLQKQKELQKANQDHYVEGRMRGVAPSKKIPPPPPPKGIDVKAKKNKQKTPGAGEGTSAGGELPYPPRKKRARVDPTVESDETFINRVEVKVKIPEELKPWLVDDWDLITRQKQLYHLPAKKNVEAVLEDYASYKKSRGNSDNKEYAVNEVVAGVREYFNVMLGTQLLYKFERPQYADILANYPDSSMSQIYGAPHLLRLFVRIGAMLAYTPLDEKSLALLLSYLQDFLKYLVKNSTTLFSSTDYEVAPPEYHRKAV, from the exons ATGGCGCCAAAACAGGACCCTAAACCTAAATTTCAAGAAG GTGAACGGGTGCTGTGTTTTCATGGGCCATTACTTTACGAAGCAAAG TGTGTTAGGACAAACATCAAGGAGAAGCAAATCAAGTACTTTATTCATTACAGTGGATGGAATAAGAA ctGGGATGAATGGGTTCCTGAAAGCAGAGTACTGAAGTATGTGGACAGCAACCTGCAGAAACAGAAGGAGCTTCAGAAGGCTAATCA AGACCATTATGTAGAGGGAAGGATGAGGGGAGTAGCACCAAGCAAGaagattcctcctcctcctccgccaaaAGGCATTGATGT GAAAGCAAAAAAGAACAAACAGAAGA CcccaggggcaggagaggggaccAGTGCAGGTGGTGAATTACCTTATCCCCCCCGAAAGAAGAGGGCACGCGTTGACCCAACTGTGGAAAGT GATGAGACTTTTATAAACCGAGTGGAGGTAAAAGTAAAGATCCCAGAGGAGTTAAAACCATGGCTGGTAGATGACTGGGACCTGATCACCAGGCAGAAACAG CTTTATCACCTGCCAGCCAAGAAGAATGTAGAGGCTGTCCTAGAAGATTATGCAAGCTACAAAAAATCAAGAGGAAACTCTGACAACAA GGAATATGCTGTGAACGAGGTGGTTGCCGGTGTCCGCGAGTACTTTAATGTCATGCTGGGAACACAACTTCTCTACAAGTTTGAAAGGCCGCAGTACGCAGATATCCTGGCCAACTATCCCGACTCCTCCATGTCTCAGATCTACGGGGCGCCACACCTGCTCCGGCTCTTTG TGAGGATTGGAGCAATGCTGGCCTACACTCCCCTGGATGAGAAGAGCTTGGCGTTGCTGCTCAGCTACCTACAAGACTTCCTCAA GTACCTTGTGAAGAATTCCACCACTCTCTTCAGCTCGACTGACTATGAAGTAGCACCACCCGAGTATCACCGCAAAGCTGTTTGA